AACATGGGATGCGCAGTTTGATACAACTGTTGCAGAAAAGTTATTACAAGATAGTGAAATTACGTGTGCAGATTTCATCGACTCGATGGAGCCTATGGTGCAATTTTACGTAAAAAACAAGGACCATAAAAAATATCATGTCAAAATCGAATAGAGTTAGTTGGTATAGCTCTTTGCTCAAGTTCATCCGATGAAGCAATGTTCGAATGTTTACATTGACCGTATTTGTGGTAAAATAAAAGAAGATTAAATTTCATACTTTGACATTTGTCAAAGGGGAGTAGCTATAGGGAAACCTATTTCATAGTCGTCATTACATGACTTCGTCATCGGCTATGATAGCAAATAATTTTGCTTAGCAAGACCTTTGCCTATTTATTTAGGCATGGGTCTTTTTATTTTGGTCAAGAATAGGAGAGAATAACATGGCAGATATATTTACATGGTCATTTCTAGTCGCACTAGCGTCAATTGTTGTTATTGACTTAGTGTTAGCTGGGGATAATGCAATTGTGATCGGGATGTCCGCAAAGAATTTACCCGTTCATCAACGAAAAAAAGCGATTATTATTGGAACAGTAGGTGCTGTAATCGTTCGTATTCTAGCTACACTTGCGATTGTTTGGTTATTGAAAATTCCAGGATTGCAATTAGTTGGTGGATTAATACTTATCTGGATCGCGTATAAGTTGCTCGTCGAGGATAACGAAATTGGCGACCATAAAGCATCCAAAAGTCTTGCTTCTGCGGTTGCGACGATAATGATTGCCGACACCGTAATGGGATTGGATAACGTGTTAGCAGTAGCCGGTGCAGCAAATCACAACTATACTTTGGTAGTCCTAGGGTTATTAATTAGTGTACCGATAATGGTTTGGGGAAGTACAATGTTTATTAAGCTAATTGATAAGTTTCCTATTATTATTTACATCGGCTCAGCAGTATTAGCGTTTACAGCTGCTCGAATGATTACTCACGAACCTTTTTTACATGACTTCTTCACTTCTTACTGGTATCTTTCTTGGTTGTTTATTGCCGTAGTAGTGGTAGCGGTTGTGTTTATTGGTCGAAAGAAATCACAAGCATTAGAAAGTACCGCACATGAAATGGAACACCCTACACACTAATACAGGGCAAAGGAGTTAGATGACGTGGAAGCCATTCTACTCGAATATGGATGGGTATTATTAGTTCTCATCTTATTAGAAGGTTTACTTGCTGCGGATAACGCAGTCGTGATGGCGGTAATGGTCAAACATTTACCGGAAGAAAGACAAAAGAAAGCACTTTTTTATGGATTGCTCGGAGCATTTGTGTTTCGTTTCCTAGCACTCTTCATGATTACGTTTCTCGTTAATGTCTGGCAAGTACAGGCAATTGGAGCAGCGTATCTTCTGTTTATATCGATAAAGCATATACTCGACTCAAGGAAGAAAAAATCGGAATTGACGGCTGAAAAAGAGCCGAAAAATTCAGGTTTTTGGATGACAGTATTAAAAGTTGAATTGGCAGATATTGCGTTTGCCATCGACTCAATGCTTGCAGCAGTAGCACTTGCAGTCACATTACCAGAGCTTGGTTCATTTGAAGTTGGTGGGATTAATGGCGGACAATTCACGGTTATGCTTCTAGGTGGAATAATCGGGTTAATCATCATGCGATTTGCCGCACATTGGTTTGTAAAACTGCTTGCAAATTACCCGGCACTTGAAACAGCGGCGTTCTTAATTGTTGGATGGGTAGGGGTTAAACTTACCGTAATGGCATTAGGTCATCCGAAGCTTGCCATCATT
The Paenisporosarcina cavernae genome window above contains:
- a CDS encoding TerC family protein, whose amino-acid sequence is MEAILLEYGWVLLVLILLEGLLAADNAVVMAVMVKHLPEERQKKALFYGLLGAFVFRFLALFMITFLVNVWQVQAIGAAYLLFISIKHILDSRKKKSELTAEKEPKNSGFWMTVLKVELADIAFAIDSMLAAVALAVTLPELGSFEVGGINGGQFTVMLLGGIIGLIIMRFAAHWFVKLLANYPALETAAFLIVGWVGVKLTVMALGHPKLAIIDTHFPHSTEWKLIFWIVLLGIAIGGYFIGIKQAKAVE
- a CDS encoding TerC family protein, whose amino-acid sequence is MADIFTWSFLVALASIVVIDLVLAGDNAIVIGMSAKNLPVHQRKKAIIIGTVGAVIVRILATLAIVWLLKIPGLQLVGGLILIWIAYKLLVEDNEIGDHKASKSLASAVATIMIADTVMGLDNVLAVAGAANHNYTLVVLGLLISVPIMVWGSTMFIKLIDKFPIIIYIGSAVLAFTAARMITHEPFLHDFFTSYWYLSWLFIAVVVVAVVFIGRKKSQALESTAHEMEHPTH